A single Pseudanabaenaceae cyanobacterium SKYG29 DNA region contains:
- a CDS encoding folate/biopterin family MFS transporter translates to MFLLQPWRSETKPRLDREIVAIGLIYFIEGALGLAQLAVSFFFKDELGLTPAETASLVGLVMLPWTIKPFYGFISDSFPVGGYRRRPYLLFFSLLGTLAWLGMATIVNSAQLAVLFIGIASLAISFNDALVDALVVERARLESWGDAGSLQSFSWGTLSAGGVVAAFLSGYLLEHFGTRVVFGLTAILPLIWGVASLAIHDDRVETGVKGQFFPQLQALKQAVTNPQILLPALFLFLWQATPSADTAFFFFTTNELHFNPQFLGTVRLVTNVAGLFGVWLFHRFLRQVPMRPIFGWTTVISTLLGLTSLILVNHWNRAVGIDDRWFSLGDSLILTIAGRIAFMPTLVLAARLCPAGVEATLFALLMSVLNLAGLCSQQLGALLTHLLGVTESDFHNLWLLLLITNLSSLLPLPFLRWLPDK, encoded by the coding sequence ATGTTCCTACTGCAACCCTGGAGGTCTGAGACTAAACCCCGCCTCGATCGGGAGATTGTGGCGATTGGCTTGATTTATTTTATTGAGGGGGCATTGGGGCTGGCACAGTTAGCAGTCAGTTTCTTTTTCAAGGATGAGTTGGGGCTGACCCCTGCGGAAACTGCTTCCCTGGTGGGTTTGGTGATGTTACCGTGGACGATTAAGCCCTTCTATGGTTTCATTTCCGATAGTTTTCCTGTGGGGGGGTATCGCCGCCGTCCCTATCTTTTGTTTTTCAGTTTGCTGGGGACATTAGCCTGGTTGGGAATGGCAACGATCGTTAACAGTGCCCAGTTGGCGGTTCTGTTCATCGGTATAGCTTCCCTGGCGATTTCCTTCAACGATGCCCTCGTGGATGCCCTAGTGGTGGAGCGGGCGCGGTTGGAAAGTTGGGGGGATGCGGGTTCTCTGCAGTCCTTTAGCTGGGGGACGCTGTCAGCGGGGGGTGTGGTGGCAGCATTTCTGAGTGGCTATCTCCTGGAACATTTTGGGACAAGGGTAGTATTTGGTCTGACGGCAATTCTGCCTTTAATTTGGGGAGTAGCGAGTTTGGCAATCCACGACGATCGGGTGGAGACAGGGGTTAAGGGACAATTTTTCCCCCAACTGCAGGCCCTCAAGCAGGCGGTGACAAATCCCCAAATTCTCTTGCCCGCTTTGTTTTTGTTTCTCTGGCAGGCAACCCCTTCTGCGGATACCGCGTTCTTCTTTTTCACCACCAATGAACTACATTTCAATCCCCAATTTCTGGGAACGGTGCGCCTAGTAACCAATGTGGCGGGGCTGTTTGGCGTGTGGCTCTTCCACCGGTTTTTGCGTCAGGTGCCCATGCGTCCCATCTTCGGCTGGACAACGGTGATTTCCACACTCCTGGGTTTGACAAGTCTAATTTTGGTGAATCACTGGAACAGAGCTGTTGGCATTGATGACCGTTGGTTTAGTCTGGGGGACAGTTTGATCTTAACGATCGCGGGGCGGATTGCCTTTATGCCCACCCTGGTATTAGCGGCGCGGCTGTGTCCAGCGGGGGTGGAAGCGACATTATTTGCCCTGCTGATGTCGGTATTAAATTTGGCAGGCTTGTGTTCCCAACAGTTGGGCGCTCTTCTGACCCATTTACTGGGGGTGACTGAGTCCGATTTCCACAATTTGTGGCTATTGCTGCTAATTACTAATCTCTCTAGCCTGCTCCCCTTGCCCTTTTTGCGTTGGTTGCCCGATAAATAG
- the folP gene encoding dihydropteroate synthase — protein sequence MLPSTAQEMEIRGRQFHWGERTYIMGVLNVTPDSFSDGGKYHQLEQALDRVKQMLPYIDILDIGGESTRPGASPVPANEELRRVLPVIEAVRSYYPNLAISLDTMKAKVALAGIKAGVDIINDVTSGRYDEEMLPMVGKLGVPIVLMHMQGMPQTMQDAPQYKDVVTEIVDFLLHRSKEAQKYGIHQIIVDPGIGFGKTLEHNLTILRHLHLFRELGYPLLLGVSRKSFIGKLTGQTEPQDRLLGTAAACTIGIAQGADILRVHDPQPIKEVCLVADAIYRATNAKRARGAG from the coding sequence TGGAAATTAGGGGACGGCAGTTCCACTGGGGCGAACGGACATACATCATGGGGGTACTCAACGTTACCCCGGATAGTTTCAGTGATGGGGGTAAGTATCACCAACTGGAGCAAGCCCTCGATCGGGTCAAACAGATGCTACCCTACATCGACATTTTAGACATTGGGGGGGAGTCTACCAGACCGGGGGCCTCGCCTGTCCCTGCCAATGAGGAACTGCGACGGGTGCTGCCTGTCATTGAAGCGGTGCGTTCTTACTACCCCAATTTAGCTATCTCCCTCGATACCATGAAAGCCAAGGTGGCTTTAGCGGGAATCAAAGCAGGGGTGGACATAATCAACGATGTCACGAGTGGGCGCTACGATGAAGAAATGTTACCCATGGTGGGCAAACTGGGAGTTCCTATCGTCCTAATGCATATGCAGGGCATGCCCCAAACTATGCAAGATGCTCCCCAGTACAAGGATGTGGTGACTGAGATTGTGGATTTTCTCCTCCACCGCAGTAAGGAAGCCCAGAAATACGGGATTCACCAAATAATCGTCGATCCTGGAATTGGCTTTGGCAAAACCCTAGAACATAACCTCACCATTCTCCGCCACCTCCATCTCTTCCGTGAACTAGGCTATCCCCTCCTCCTCGGTGTCTCCCGCAAGAGTTTCATCGGTAAGTTGACAGGACAGACTGAGCCCCAAGACCGCCTCCTGGGTACAGCCGCTGCCTGCACGATCGGGATTGCGCAAGGAGCAGACATTCTCCGCGTCCACGACCCCCAACCCATCAAAGAAGTATGCCTCGTAGCGGATGCTATTTATCGGGCAACCAACGCAAAAAGGGCAAGGGGAGCAGGCTAG